The following are from one region of the Veillonella nakazawae genome:
- a CDS encoding MogA/MoaB family molybdenum cofactor biosynthesis protein, producing the protein MSYEVLARPLRVAILTVSDTRTFETDKGGNKVQEFLEQADHIVADRKIVIDDYNEIRNAMIPWCNDESIDVIISTGGTGIAKRDVTIEAANSLYEKHIPGFGEIFRYLSYTEDIGTKAMASRAEAGVNNNTLMFSVPGSVGAVTLAMGKLIIPEMAHLVREITK; encoded by the coding sequence ATGTCTTACGAAGTATTAGCAAGACCTTTGCGTGTTGCTATTTTAACAGTTTCTGATACGCGTACCTTTGAAACTGATAAAGGCGGTAATAAAGTACAAGAATTTTTAGAACAAGCAGACCATATTGTGGCAGATCGTAAAATTGTCATTGATGATTACAATGAAATCAGAAATGCAATGATCCCATGGTGTAATGATGAATCTATTGATGTTATCATCTCTACAGGTGGTACGGGAATTGCTAAGCGTGATGTAACAATTGAAGCAGCTAATAGTCTCTATGAGAAACATATCCCTGGTTTCGGGGAAATATTTAGATATTTGTCCTATACAGAAGATATTGGGACTAAGGCAATGGCTTCTCGTGCAGAAGCAGGGGTGAACAATAATACGTTAATGTTCTCTGTTCCTGGCTCTGTAGGTGCTGTTACTTTGGCAATGGGTAAACTCATCATTCCTGAAATGGCACATCTTGTTCGTGAAATTACAAAATAA
- a CDS encoding polysaccharide deacetylase family protein produces MYKYGMSCIKKILCFLAICIAILAISFGVIWGLSTDYKIYGVPVLNYHQVNDEKHSALTLHVDQFREQMEYLHNQGYNTITLTQLYDYLENGTELPNKPIVITFDDGYVDNYKNVLPILKEYNMKATLFMISDAANTPGFVSTEQMHQMEAGGFDIQGHTNHHKILTKIDPTELPDALLGGKISLEGILGEPIEYLAYPGGFNDMLVQYVTKQSGYKMAFTVQPGTVQPGDNLYALNRLAIFQGDTPYLSFWLRLHCAPFIHYTWSLRDFLRDNGWPTLASIIPLF; encoded by the coding sequence ATGTATAAATATGGCATGAGCTGTATTAAAAAAATATTATGTTTTCTCGCAATATGTATTGCAATTTTAGCTATCTCTTTTGGCGTTATATGGGGGCTATCTACTGATTATAAGATTTATGGTGTCCCTGTACTAAACTATCACCAAGTGAATGATGAAAAGCATTCTGCTTTGACGCTTCATGTTGATCAGTTTAGAGAACAGATGGAATATCTACATAATCAGGGATATAACACGATTACGTTGACTCAATTATATGATTATTTAGAAAATGGTACTGAATTACCTAATAAGCCAATTGTTATCACCTTTGATGATGGCTATGTAGATAACTATAAAAATGTATTGCCTATTTTAAAGGAATACAACATGAAGGCTACCTTGTTTATGATTAGTGATGCAGCTAATACGCCTGGTTTTGTTTCTACAGAACAAATGCACCAAATGGAAGCGGGTGGATTTGATATTCAAGGCCATACAAATCATCATAAAATCTTAACAAAAATTGACCCTACCGAATTACCAGATGCTCTTCTTGGAGGGAAGATTTCTTTGGAGGGGATTTTGGGTGAGCCTATTGAGTATCTAGCATATCCTGGTGGGTTTAACGATATGCTCGTTCAATATGTAACTAAACAATCTGGTTACAAAATGGCTTTCACAGTACAACCAGGTACAGTACAGCCAGGCGATAATTTATATGCCTTAAATCGATTGGCTATATTCCAAGGTGACACACCGTACTTATCGTTCTGGTTACGCCTACATTGTGCACCATTTATTCACTATACATGGTCATTACGTGATTTTTTACGTGATAATGGATGGCCTACATTAGCATCTATTATTCCGTTATTCTAG
- a CDS encoding RrF2 family transcriptional regulator, with product MKLNQATDYAFRMVLHMALLPSGTKLTGSVLAEQELIPERFLLKIMRSLIAAGIMKSFRGVDGGFALNRDPQEISLLDVIRAVEGDAYLQRCLYDVGSCSKSCMGHCAINEAMGTIQDQLINQLELVNFKTLAQREQLIASEALPYS from the coding sequence ATGAAGTTAAATCAGGCCACGGATTATGCATTTCGCATGGTCTTACATATGGCGCTCTTACCTTCGGGAACGAAGCTAACGGGTTCTGTATTGGCTGAGCAAGAATTGATTCCAGAACGATTTTTGCTCAAGATTATGCGTAGTCTCATTGCAGCTGGGATTATGAAATCCTTTCGTGGTGTAGATGGTGGGTTTGCCCTCAATCGAGACCCTCAAGAGATTTCATTGCTCGATGTAATTAGAGCGGTAGAAGGGGATGCGTATTTACAACGGTGTTTATATGATGTAGGTTCTTGCTCTAAGTCTTGTATGGGACATTGTGCTATCAATGAAGCGATGGGAACAATTCAGGACCAATTAATCAATCAGTTGGAGCTGGTTAACTTTAAAACTCTTGCCCAACGTGAACAGTTGATTGCGTCTGAAGCGTTGCCATATTCATAA